A single region of the Chitinophaga niabensis genome encodes:
- a CDS encoding sensor histidine kinase, protein MRKIFYLYLSLLLPLLGKAQHNPTKGYRDSLTYLLTQPATDSNKARISFLLSDEWSYTDTLKAKQFLEQGRVLANGNRYLLALYHFYLAQLLFETDKPQAEKMYLRSDSLLRVFKTPEAYYFRARAWHNYGALREQADDSETMLAVLIDKTIPLSIQSGDKNYLARNYSDVGMVFMNQWQYDKAAPYFEKAISILNQSTALKSNDVSVYINAIRNFVFMDSFIIAKKLIDKAKPMITPGSEAEIDFLINEGMYYKDMKQYQLSLNSLQHALTVADELNKPYLRESVMFQQYRTFSDMGKYEQAKDILLRIVNTGVYNSSMNRLMHAYELAGTFARLGDMSAAYKWQKEYGVLLDSISKSENAENINALEAKFRNAENEKKIVELNAVNEKANLTAKSNRLMSTLLGSASLFLLILLVLGYYFYRNNKRSAAQQEQIKITRAMLDGQEAERTRVARDLHDGLGGMLAAVKINLSDVAQEGQKELHGIIHQLDQSVSELRRIAHNMMPEMLLRLGLEASLRDLCGSLMSENLAIDFQYLGVDSPIAAQEQVTIYRIIQELLANVVKHADARNVLLQCSRQEGVFFITIEDDGKGMQEEGQGMGLSNIKSRVAYLNGKMEILSKGHQQGTAINIELHVTA, encoded by the coding sequence ATGAGAAAGATTTTCTACTTATATCTGAGTTTACTACTGCCTTTGTTGGGAAAAGCGCAGCATAACCCCACCAAAGGTTACAGGGATAGCCTGACCTATCTGCTAACCCAACCTGCAACAGATAGTAATAAAGCGCGGATAAGTTTTCTTTTATCTGATGAATGGTCTTATACGGATACGCTCAAAGCAAAACAGTTCCTGGAACAAGGCAGGGTATTGGCCAACGGAAACCGTTACCTGCTGGCCTTATATCATTTTTATCTTGCCCAGCTTCTTTTTGAAACAGATAAGCCGCAGGCGGAAAAAATGTATCTCCGGTCAGATTCCCTATTGCGTGTTTTTAAAACACCCGAAGCTTATTATTTCAGGGCAAGGGCGTGGCATAATTACGGGGCCTTGCGTGAGCAGGCTGATGACTCAGAAACAATGCTGGCCGTTTTGATCGATAAAACCATTCCTCTTTCCATACAATCCGGCGACAAAAATTACCTGGCACGGAATTACTCAGATGTTGGAATGGTCTTTATGAACCAGTGGCAGTATGATAAGGCAGCCCCCTATTTTGAAAAGGCCATCAGCATTTTGAACCAAAGCACAGCGCTTAAATCCAACGATGTGTCCGTTTACATCAATGCCATCAGGAACTTTGTGTTTATGGACAGCTTTATCATCGCAAAAAAACTGATAGACAAAGCAAAGCCCATGATAACACCGGGGTCTGAAGCTGAAATAGACTTCCTGATCAATGAAGGGATGTACTATAAAGACATGAAGCAATATCAACTGTCGCTCAACAGTCTGCAACATGCTTTAACCGTAGCAGATGAACTGAATAAGCCTTACCTCAGGGAAAGTGTGATGTTTCAGCAGTACAGGACTTTCTCGGACATGGGTAAATATGAACAGGCAAAAGATATATTGTTGCGGATTGTAAATACCGGGGTGTATAATTCCAGTATGAACAGGTTAATGCATGCTTATGAACTGGCAGGGACCTTTGCCAGATTAGGTGATATGAGCGCTGCTTATAAATGGCAAAAGGAATATGGCGTTTTGCTGGATAGCATCAGCAAAAGCGAGAATGCTGAAAACATTAATGCCCTGGAAGCAAAATTCAGGAATGCGGAAAATGAGAAAAAGATAGTAGAATTAAATGCTGTTAACGAAAAAGCGAACCTCACTGCAAAGAGTAACCGGTTAATGAGCACCTTATTAGGATCTGCCAGTTTGTTCTTATTGATCCTGCTGGTATTGGGGTATTACTTTTATCGTAATAATAAAAGATCGGCTGCGCAGCAGGAGCAGATAAAAATTACACGGGCTATGCTGGATGGCCAGGAAGCAGAGCGTACAAGGGTAGCGCGGGACCTGCATGATGGATTAGGAGGAATGCTGGCTGCTGTAAAGATCAACCTGTCAGATGTTGCGCAGGAGGGGCAAAAGGAACTGCATGGCATCATCCATCAATTAGATCAATCCGTAAGCGAGCTGCGCCGCATTGCTCATAACATGATGCCTGAAATGTTGCTGAGATTAGGGCTTGAAGCCTCGCTGAGAGACCTGTGCGGGTCCCTGATGTCTGAAAACCTGGCGATTGATTTTCAGTATCTTGGTGTGGATAGTCCTATTGCTGCACAGGAGCAGGTCACCATTTACCGTATTATACAGGAGTTGCTGGCGAATGTGGTAAAACATGCAGATGCCAGGAACGTGCTGCTACAATGCTCCCGGCAGGAAGGCGTGTTTTTTATTACAATTGAAGATGATGGCAAAGGTATGCAGGAAGAAGGGCAGGGTATGGGATTAAGCAATATCAAAAGCCGCGTAGCTTATTTGAACGGGAAAATGGAGATCCTGTCTAAAGGGCATCAGCAGGGCACCGCTATAAATATAGAACTACATGTTACAGCATAG
- a CDS encoding response regulator gives MLQHRTTLAIVDDHPVVIEGLAKLLSKKAAYEIAGGFTSGQDFLAFFEKTPVKIVLLDIILPDMNGIDLCKEIKRMSPDTVVLALSNHEERGAVMKMLENGASGYLLKNAAVEELMDCINGALNGQIMFSKAVKEIIARPQLDAEKAPVKLTVREKEILGLIASGITTPRIAEMLFLSKFTVENHRKNLLHKLNAKNVAELINSATRQGLI, from the coding sequence ATGTTACAGCATAGAACAACACTCGCAATAGTTGACGACCACCCGGTGGTGATAGAAGGCCTGGCTAAACTTTTATCAAAGAAGGCTGCTTATGAAATTGCAGGTGGTTTTACCAGCGGGCAGGATTTCCTGGCCTTTTTTGAAAAAACACCTGTTAAAATAGTGTTGCTGGATATCATTCTACCGGATATGAATGGCATAGACCTGTGTAAGGAGATAAAAAGAATGTCTCCTGATACAGTAGTACTGGCGCTGAGTAATCATGAAGAGCGGGGCGCTGTCATGAAAATGCTGGAAAACGGAGCCAGTGGCTACCTGCTTAAGAATGCTGCTGTTGAGGAATTGATGGACTGTATCAATGGCGCATTGAACGGGCAGATCATGTTCAGCAAAGCGGTAAAGGAAATTATTGCCAGACCTCAGCTGGATGCAGAAAAAGCGCCTGTGAAACTTACTGTGCGGGAAAAGGAGATATTAGGATTGATCGCTTCGGGGATCACTACACCCCGTATTGCAGAAATGCTTTTCCTGAGCAAGTTCACCGTGGAGAACCACAGGAAGAACTTATTACATAAGCTCAATGCCAAAAATGTAGCGGAGCTGATCAACTCCGCTACACGGCAGGGTTTGATCTGA
- a CDS encoding PDZ domain-containing protein, whose translation MLKWILLYSVMIALPAFGQTQRIYVSPSGTNENSGTKEKPVASLHRAQELWRALRSQNKDASIQVILRGGTYYLDSTLVLTPEDNASMQGVLFIMGYPGETAILSGAQPLKTTWQNWQRGIYRSPVPAAVTIMDRLFINGQQQVLARYPNYDPNARFYHGVAADAISPERIKTWKQPAGATVHALHRAEWGGYHYKVTGVDDKGEAILEGGWQNNRQMGLHPQNRFVENVLEELDTAREWYFDAKEHYLYYMPQAGNLPATVQYAVLKDLIAIKGSAKAPVKQIILNNLQFAGNARTFMETKEPLLRSDWAIYRGGALLIEGAEFCYVSNCVFNEVGGNAVFVNNYNRHVNIDSCHIYKAGASGIAFVGSPDAVRSPAFEYNTFVPFTTMDFEQGPLNDNYPKQCDAKDNLIQYIGEVEKQSAGVHISMAMNIKVAWNTIHNVPRAGINVNEGTWGGHIIEHNDVYNTVLETGDHGAFNSWGRDRFWHPNRRVMDSATTANIGLVTLDAITQTVIRHNRFRCDHGWDIDLDDGSSNYRIYNNVCLNGGLKLREGFFRIVENNIMINNSFHPHVWFKNSGDVFTHNIVTTSYKPIRIDVWGKEVDYNLFPDAAALAAAQANGTDAHSVAGNPQFVDFAKGDYRVKPGSKALAVGFKNFPMNEFGVRIKRLQAKAAPVPLPKELYSQKSGTNTTLTWRGATVKNIDGLGERSATGLPDEQGAYFIKVPATSEAAKNGFRTGDVVLKIENAKVRNAKDFISFYQEHAWKQEVKIEVFRNQQSLELTVKK comes from the coding sequence ATGTTAAAATGGATCCTACTCTACAGCGTTATGATAGCTTTGCCGGCATTCGGCCAAACACAACGTATCTATGTATCCCCCTCCGGTACCAATGAGAATTCCGGCACCAAAGAGAAGCCGGTAGCCAGTCTGCATCGTGCCCAGGAACTCTGGCGGGCACTTCGTTCTCAAAATAAAGATGCCAGTATCCAGGTGATCCTGCGCGGAGGCACTTATTACCTGGACAGCACATTGGTACTTACGCCGGAAGACAATGCCTCAATGCAGGGCGTGCTTTTTATTATGGGTTATCCAGGCGAAACGGCTATTCTCAGTGGTGCACAGCCCTTGAAAACAACATGGCAAAACTGGCAGAGAGGAATATACAGGAGTCCTGTTCCTGCTGCTGTTACCATCATGGACCGTTTATTTATCAACGGGCAGCAGCAGGTATTGGCACGTTATCCCAATTACGATCCCAATGCCCGTTTCTATCATGGTGTTGCAGCAGATGCTATCTCCCCTGAAAGGATCAAAACCTGGAAGCAACCTGCTGGTGCCACCGTACACGCTTTACACCGTGCAGAATGGGGAGGTTATCATTATAAAGTAACAGGCGTAGATGATAAAGGAGAAGCCATTTTAGAAGGGGGCTGGCAAAACAACCGGCAGATGGGTTTACATCCTCAGAACCGTTTCGTGGAGAATGTACTGGAAGAGTTAGACACTGCACGCGAATGGTACTTTGATGCAAAAGAGCATTACTTATATTATATGCCACAGGCCGGTAATTTGCCTGCCACTGTGCAGTATGCCGTACTGAAAGATCTGATCGCGATCAAAGGATCTGCAAAAGCTCCTGTGAAACAGATCATCCTGAACAACCTGCAATTCGCCGGTAATGCCAGGACCTTCATGGAAACAAAAGAACCCCTCTTACGCAGCGACTGGGCCATTTACCGTGGAGGCGCATTACTGATCGAAGGCGCGGAATTCTGTTATGTAAGCAACTGTGTTTTCAATGAAGTAGGTGGTAACGCCGTTTTTGTGAACAATTATAACCGGCATGTAAATATAGACAGCTGCCATATCTACAAAGCAGGCGCCAGCGGCATTGCCTTTGTTGGCAGCCCTGATGCCGTACGCTCCCCGGCTTTTGAGTACAATACTTTTGTGCCTTTCACTACAATGGATTTTGAGCAGGGGCCGCTGAATGATAATTATCCCAAACAATGTGACGCCAAGGATAATCTCATCCAATACATCGGCGAAGTGGAAAAACAATCTGCCGGCGTACACATTTCCATGGCCATGAATATCAAAGTAGCCTGGAATACCATCCATAATGTACCTCGTGCCGGTATCAATGTAAACGAAGGTACCTGGGGCGGGCATATCATTGAACACAACGATGTATATAACACTGTATTGGAAACAGGGGACCATGGCGCTTTCAACTCATGGGGCAGGGACCGTTTCTGGCATCCTAACCGCCGTGTGATGGATAGTGCCACCACTGCTAACATTGGCCTGGTAACCCTGGATGCCATCACCCAAACTGTTATCCGCCATAACCGTTTCCGTTGTGACCATGGTTGGGATATTGACCTGGATGATGGTTCATCCAATTACCGCATCTATAATAATGTTTGCCTGAACGGCGGGCTCAAATTGCGGGAAGGTTTTTTCCGGATCGTGGAGAATAATATCATGATCAACAACTCCTTCCATCCGCATGTATGGTTTAAGAACAGCGGGGATGTGTTCACTCATAATATCGTTACCACTTCCTACAAACCGATAAGAATAGATGTATGGGGTAAAGAAGTTGACTATAATCTCTTCCCGGATGCCGCTGCACTGGCAGCGGCACAGGCAAATGGAACAGATGCACATTCCGTTGCCGGTAATCCGCAATTCGTTGATTTTGCAAAAGGAGACTACCGCGTAAAGCCCGGCAGCAAAGCATTAGCAGTAGGGTTTAAGAACTTTCCAATGAATGAATTTGGCGTACGCATCAAAAGGTTGCAGGCTAAAGCAGCGCCGGTTCCATTACCTAAAGAACTCTATTCACAAAAATCCGGCACCAATACTACCCTCACCTGGAGAGGCGCCACCGTGAAAAATATCGACGGGTTGGGTGAACGCTCCGCTACAGGATTACCGGATGAACAGGGAGCCTATTTTATAAAAGTTCCAGCCACAAGTGAAGCCGCAAAGAATGGATTTAGAACAGGAGATGTAGTGCTGAAAATTGAAAATGCTAAGGTCCGGAATGCGAAAGATTTTATTTCTTTCTACCAGGAACATGCCTGGAAACAGGAGGTAAAAATAGAAGTGTTCCGTAATCAGCAATCGTTAGAATTAACTGTAAAAAAATAA